Proteins encoded in a region of the Stieleria neptunia genome:
- the thpR gene encoding RNA 2',3'-cyclic phosphodiesterase: MQTIRSFISIPVPPAVTSAAGKIMKRLKPLDDSFKWVPIDNFHLTLKFLGEVDNVEVPAVCKAIRRVTDDIEPFELGFAGIGGFPNAEKPRVVFIGVDDPTGNLVQLVAGLEKQLADLGFKPEPRDYTPHLTLGRTRSNSRRGGDALVDAMQDLADIGLGEMVVDEVHLMASFLDKTGPTYQVMDTIELE, translated from the coding sequence ATGCAAACGATCCGATCCTTCATCTCCATTCCGGTCCCCCCCGCCGTCACCTCGGCCGCCGGAAAGATCATGAAACGACTCAAACCGCTCGACGACAGCTTCAAATGGGTGCCGATCGACAACTTTCATTTAACGTTGAAGTTTCTCGGCGAAGTCGACAACGTCGAGGTCCCCGCGGTTTGCAAAGCGATTCGCCGCGTGACCGACGACATCGAACCCTTCGAATTAGGGTTTGCCGGGATCGGCGGTTTTCCCAACGCCGAGAAACCGCGTGTCGTCTTTATCGGGGTCGACGACCCCACCGGAAACCTGGTCCAACTGGTCGCCGGCCTGGAAAAGCAACTCGCCGATCTGGGTTTCAAACCCGAACCACGCGACTACACCCCGCACCTGACCCTCGGACGCACCCGCAGCAATTCCCGGCGGGGCGGCGATGCGCTGGTCGACGCGATGCAGGATCTGGCCGACATCGGACTGGGCGAAATGGTGGTCGACGAAGTCCACCTGATGGCCAGTTTTCTTGACAAGACCGGACCGACCTATCAAGTCATGGACACGATCGAATTGGAATAG
- a CDS encoding YheT family hydrolase, with amino-acid sequence MKNFVPPPFKPDLLIRGGHLQTLASLRAPGQQIAPDANHVVELPDGDAIVLHENAAVDGGAVDAGARRSVVLFHGLSGCHGSPYMIRLAGRFVQLGWTVYRVDMRGCGAARDLSRGLSHAGRSEDVLAALDFVARRDPSAQLAAAGVSLGGNQLLRLAGRIGAGLDARPEWFDRLERIAVVAPPIDLVRCSENMERLSRRLYNYYFIRTLFERIAPAVREREPFQKIASLGRPKTLLELDDRLTAPLSGFEGALAYYRQCGATHVTASNPVKTLVLAAKDDPIVPADCFTNAHWPEQTRVLLTATGGHAGFVGRRRSHWMDDCLIAWLNRL; translated from the coding sequence ATGAAAAACTTTGTGCCCCCGCCGTTTAAGCCCGACCTGTTGATCCGCGGCGGGCATTTGCAAACGCTCGCATCGCTTCGGGCACCCGGGCAACAGATCGCCCCTGACGCAAACCACGTGGTGGAGTTGCCCGACGGGGATGCCATTGTGCTGCATGAGAACGCTGCGGTCGATGGTGGGGCGGTCGATGCTGGGGCGAGACGCTCGGTGGTGCTGTTCCACGGGCTCAGCGGTTGTCACGGTTCGCCGTACATGATTCGTCTGGCCGGCCGGTTCGTGCAGTTGGGCTGGACGGTTTACCGCGTGGACATGCGAGGTTGCGGTGCGGCCCGGGATTTGTCGCGGGGTTTGAGTCACGCCGGCCGCAGCGAAGACGTGTTGGCGGCGTTGGATTTTGTCGCGCGGCGGGATCCGAGTGCGCAGTTGGCCGCGGCGGGCGTGTCCTTGGGGGGCAACCAGTTGCTGCGTCTGGCCGGTCGGATCGGTGCGGGGTTGGATGCCAGACCGGAGTGGTTTGATCGGCTGGAGCGAATTGCGGTGGTCGCCCCGCCCATCGATCTGGTCCGCTGCAGCGAAAACATGGAGCGGCTCTCGAGAAGGTTGTACAACTACTACTTCATCCGCACCCTGTTTGAACGCATCGCGCCGGCGGTCCGCGAGCGTGAGCCATTTCAAAAAATCGCGTCGCTCGGTCGCCCCAAAACGCTGCTCGAGCTGGACGATCGGCTGACCGCCCCGTTGAGCGGTTTCGAGGGGGCTTTGGCGTATTACCGACAGTGTGGGGCGACCCACGTCACCGCGTCCAACCCCGTCAAAACCTTGGTTCTGGCGGCAAAGGACGATCCGATTGTCCCGGCGGACTGCTTCACCAATGCGCACTGGCCCGAGCAAACCCGGGTGCTGTTGACCGCAACCGGGGGGCACGCAGGTTTTGTCGGCCGGCGGCGATCGCATTGGATGGATGATTGTTTGATCGCTTGGCTGAATCGACTTTGA
- a CDS encoding Uma2 family endonuclease, whose product MSTVPNPDASPPITPAVTDPLAGKSPPADSPPAHPPRNLSVSDRVADVLTDLGGIAADRLHSRLAEPAGPDELLAAHRQGNLCELIDGYLVERAMGYRESLIAAVFIELLNQIVRTNKLGVVSGADGFFRLSPSLIRGPDVAFTSWDRLPDRKVPAEAYPAVIPDLVVEVVSAGNTRTEMTNKRRDYFARGVKLIWMVDPDQRSVAVWRSMTDYRVLDETQSLDGEDVIPGLSIPLGDVFQVLNGPDEAPPDGNEGSV is encoded by the coding sequence ATGAGCACCGTCCCCAACCCCGATGCCTCGCCGCCGATCACCCCGGCGGTCACCGATCCGCTGGCGGGGAAATCGCCGCCGGCCGATTCGCCCCCTGCCCACCCGCCGCGGAACCTTTCCGTCTCCGATCGCGTGGCGGACGTGCTGACGGATTTGGGCGGCATTGCCGCCGATCGCCTGCACTCGCGACTCGCCGAACCCGCCGGCCCCGACGAACTACTCGCGGCGCACCGGCAAGGCAACTTGTGTGAATTGATTGATGGCTACTTGGTGGAGCGTGCGATGGGGTATCGCGAGTCATTGATTGCGGCCGTTTTCATCGAACTGCTCAACCAGATCGTACGGACAAACAAGCTCGGTGTCGTCTCGGGCGCCGACGGATTCTTCCGCTTGTCCCCCTCGCTGATCCGCGGCCCCGACGTCGCGTTCACCTCCTGGGATCGTCTTCCCGACCGCAAGGTTCCCGCCGAAGCCTATCCCGCCGTGATCCCCGACCTGGTCGTTGAAGTGGTCAGCGCGGGCAACACGCGAACCGAAATGACCAACAAGCGACGAGACTATTTCGCGCGTGGCGTGAAGTTGATCTGGATGGTCGATCCGGATCAACGCAGCGTCGCGGTGTGGCGATCGATGACCGACTACCGCGTGCTCGATGAAACGCAATCGCTCGACGGCGAAGACGTGATCCCGGGTCTTTCCATTCCCTTGGGCGACGTCTTTCAAGTGCTCAACGGACCCGATGAAGCACCCCCGGACGGGAATGAAGGTTCCGTTTAG